The genomic segment GGACGTACAGCGCCCCAATGCCCTTCGGCCCGTACATCTTGTGAGCGGTCAGGCTCAAGAGGTCGATGCCCATGTCTTCCACATCAAGCGGGACCTTGCCGACAGCCTGCACGGCGTCCGTGTGGAACAGGACGCCCTTTTCCTTGCACAGGCGGCCGATGTCCCGGATCGGCTGGACGGTGCCGATCTCGTTGTTCGCCGCCATGATCGAGACGAGGACGGTCTTATCCGTGAGCGCCTCGCGGACCTGATCGGCATGAACCTGGCCGTACTTGTCCACGGGCAGATAGGTGACCTGGAACCCGTCGCGTTCGAGGCGCTTGCACGTGTCGAGCGTGGCCTTGTGCTCGGTCGCCTGGGTGACGACGTGCGTCCCCTTCTTCTTGTACATCGCCGCAACGCCCTTGATCGCCAGGTTGTTGCTCTCGGTCGCGCCGCTCGTGAAGATCACCTCCTTGGCGGTCGCACCGATGATCGCGCCGATCTGCTCGCGGGCCGCCTCGACCGCCTCCTCCGCCTCCCACCCGAACGGGTGGTTGCGGCTGGCGGCGTTGCCGTACTTCTCGGTGAAGTACGGGAGCATCGCCTCCACCACCCGCGGGTCGGTCCGGGTGGTCGCGTTGTTGTCCATGTAAACGGGCATC from the Frigoriglobus tundricola genome contains:
- a CDS encoding IscS subfamily cysteine desulfurase — encoded protein: MTKMPVYMDNNATTRTDPRVVEAMLPYFTEKYGNAASRNHPFGWEAEEAVEAAREQIGAIIGATAKEVIFTSGATESNNLAIKGVAAMYKKKGTHVVTQATEHKATLDTCKRLERDGFQVTYLPVDKYGQVHADQVREALTDKTVLVSIMAANNEIGTVQPIRDIGRLCKEKGVLFHTDAVQAVGKVPLDVEDMGIDLLSLTAHKMYGPKGIGALYVRKKNPRVRLEPQIDGGGHERGMRSGTLAVPLIVGMGTACAIARSEMPEETKRTYALRERLRDGIMSKLPESYLNGHPTERLPGNANISFAYVEGEGLMMGIKDVAVSSGSACTSASLEPSYVLRALGVGDELAHSSIRFGLGRFNTEADVDFVVDLVVREVNRLREMSPLYEMVQAGIDIKKIEWAHH